The Salinibacterium sp. M195 genome includes a window with the following:
- a CDS encoding ABC transporter permease has translation MGNTPRATRRYSARSPLVGYLLRRLGTSVLLLFGVTIVTFALANLVPGDPIAAALGEGAASNPATVEAYIQERGLDQPLPVQYATYIGGLFQGDMGISLRTTQPVADDLAKAVPATVEIALLAIIVSLGIGVALGSLAAYRRGKISDQLVRVFSLIGLSIPTFWMALVSFNFFFLQLRIAPGSGRLSPALAPPPTVTGFYTVDSLLDGQWVTFTDALAHLMLPVFVLSLFTIGLLTRFVRTSVLEVLDADYVRAGRAKGLSGPRLLFGYVLRGASLPILTIVGLAFGTLLSGTVLVEAVFAWPGLGSYAYNSATSLDLPGVMGVGLVVGVVYLSINFAVDLLYGVLDPRVRLA, from the coding sequence GTGGGAAACACACCCCGCGCGACTCGCAGGTACTCGGCCAGATCACCTCTGGTCGGGTACCTGCTTCGTCGCCTCGGAACCTCAGTCCTGCTCCTCTTTGGAGTCACTATCGTCACGTTCGCTCTCGCGAACCTTGTGCCGGGTGACCCCATTGCGGCCGCGCTCGGTGAAGGGGCGGCGAGCAATCCCGCCACCGTCGAGGCGTATATTCAGGAACGCGGCCTTGATCAGCCGCTTCCCGTTCAGTACGCCACCTACATCGGTGGTCTGTTCCAGGGCGACATGGGTATTTCGTTGCGTACGACCCAGCCCGTGGCCGACGACCTTGCCAAGGCAGTTCCGGCCACTGTCGAAATCGCACTGCTCGCCATCATCGTCAGCCTCGGCATCGGTGTTGCTCTCGGCTCGCTTGCGGCCTACCGCCGCGGCAAGATCAGCGACCAACTCGTTCGCGTGTTCTCTCTGATCGGCCTCAGCATCCCGACTTTCTGGATGGCGCTGGTTAGCTTCAACTTCTTCTTCCTTCAATTGCGCATCGCGCCTGGTTCGGGGCGGCTCTCGCCCGCGTTAGCGCCGCCGCCTACCGTGACCGGTTTCTACACGGTGGATTCGCTCCTCGATGGCCAGTGGGTTACTTTCACGGATGCGCTCGCGCACCTCATGCTTCCCGTTTTCGTTTTGTCGCTCTTCACTATCGGCCTCCTGACGCGATTCGTGCGCACTTCTGTTCTTGAGGTTCTCGACGCCGACTATGTGCGCGCCGGTCGCGCAAAGGGGCTCAGCGGCCCACGCCTGCTCTTCGGCTACGTGCTGCGCGGAGCTTCGCTGCCAATTCTCACGATCGTCGGTCTCGCGTTCGGAACGCTGCTCTCGGGCACAGTGCTTGTGGAAGCAGTATTCGCGTGGCCAGGCCTCGGCAGCTACGCCTATAACTCGGCAACCAGCCTCGATCTTCCCGGTGTCATGGGCGTCGGTCTCGTCGTTGGCGTTGTCTACCTGTCTATCAATTTCGCCGTCGACCTTCTTTACGGTGTACTCGACCCGAGGGTGAGGCTCGCATGA
- a CDS encoding ABC transporter ATP-binding protein, producing MTELLEVSDLVIEYHGATVVRAVDEVSLTIAPGEVLALVGESGCGKSSLARAVVGMEKPRAGSVTYRGSEVPLLGVRRRRAQFTSIQMVFQDPNSSLNPRIRVGQQIAEGIRAAVERGDEGSQPEEWLERVGLPTEMVSRYAHELSGGQRQRVAIARALAARPDLLVADEPISALDASSQASVADMMRKLALDAGAGLLFISHDLAIVRLIADRTVVMYRGKIVESGVSDRIWNDPLHPYTRALISAIPEPDGKGILPAAPAADAPEEWRSDVPAAINRS from the coding sequence ATGACTGAACTGCTTGAGGTCTCAGACCTCGTCATTGAGTACCACGGCGCTACTGTCGTTCGTGCTGTCGACGAGGTATCGCTCACGATTGCTCCCGGCGAAGTGCTGGCCCTCGTGGGGGAGAGCGGTTGTGGCAAGTCGAGTCTCGCGCGAGCTGTCGTCGGCATGGAGAAGCCGCGTGCCGGTTCCGTCACCTATCGGGGTTCAGAAGTTCCTCTGCTGGGTGTTCGTCGCCGTCGCGCGCAGTTCACGTCGATCCAAATGGTGTTCCAGGACCCGAACTCGTCGCTCAACCCTCGTATTCGGGTTGGGCAACAGATCGCTGAAGGCATCCGTGCCGCGGTGGAACGCGGCGACGAAGGTTCTCAGCCAGAAGAGTGGCTCGAACGCGTCGGGCTTCCCACCGAGATGGTCTCGCGCTACGCGCACGAACTGTCGGGTGGCCAGCGTCAACGCGTCGCTATCGCGCGCGCTTTGGCTGCACGCCCCGATCTGCTCGTTGCTGACGAACCGATTTCCGCTCTGGATGCCTCGAGTCAGGCGTCTGTCGCTGACATGATGCGCAAGCTCGCGCTGGATGCCGGTGCCGGGTTGCTTTTCATCTCGCACGACCTCGCGATCGTGCGTCTAATCGCCGACCGCACTGTGGTGATGTATCGCGGAAAGATCGTCGAGTCTGGCGTTTCGGATCGCATCTGGAATGATCCTCTGCATCCATACACGCGCGCGCTGATCTCGGCGATTCCCGAGCCAGACGGTAAAGGAATTCTCCCCGCAGCCCCGGCGGCGGATGCGCCAGAAGAGTGGCGAAGCGACGTGCCTGCTGCAATCAACCGTTCGTGA
- a CDS encoding ABC transporter permease has translation MRKRWLKIPAAWITPLGVIGAVIALAWVGIAFTARAWVPFDPLSQDLPRLQAPGIDTLMGTDALGRDIFSRLMTGAGVTIPLALMLVLMSLAVGTLIGAIAGYFGKWVDELLMRLTDLVMAFPTVILAMVVAAALGPSLFNAVIAAFVVSWPQYARMTRSIVLGLRTQNYVMAGRLMGFSPFKTLRVDIAPNVVGPILVLASLDVGTAILLLSGLSFLGLGAQPPTAEWGSMISAAIQNFDSWWIGLFPGLAILTVVMAFNFVGDSLRDIFDPTSQVSRAGARS, from the coding sequence ATGAGAAAACGTTGGCTAAAGATTCCTGCCGCGTGGATAACTCCGCTCGGTGTCATTGGTGCTGTTATTGCTCTCGCGTGGGTGGGCATCGCGTTCACGGCGCGGGCGTGGGTTCCTTTTGATCCACTGTCGCAAGACCTGCCACGGCTTCAGGCTCCCGGCATCGACACCCTCATGGGAACGGATGCTCTCGGTCGCGACATCTTCTCGCGCTTGATGACCGGCGCTGGCGTCACCATCCCGCTTGCGCTCATGCTCGTGCTCATGTCGCTTGCCGTCGGCACCCTCATCGGCGCAATCGCCGGCTACTTCGGCAAGTGGGTCGATGAGTTGCTTATGCGTCTCACGGACCTCGTGATGGCGTTCCCCACGGTTATCCTCGCTATGGTCGTCGCCGCGGCCCTTGGCCCGTCGCTCTTCAACGCGGTAATCGCAGCCTTCGTGGTCTCGTGGCCGCAATATGCGCGAATGACGCGAAGTATTGTGTTGGGGCTTCGAACCCAGAACTACGTCATGGCAGGTCGCCTGATGGGCTTCTCGCCGTTCAAAACTTTGCGCGTCGACATTGCGCCGAACGTGGTTGGCCCGATTCTTGTTCTCGCGAGCCTCGACGTGGGAACAGCAATCCTGTTGCTCTCCGGTCTCTCCTTCCTAGGGCTCGGCGCTCAACCGCCAACAGCAGAGTGGGGTTCCATGATCTCTGCGGCCATCCAAAACTTCGATAGCTGGTGGATCGGGTTGTTCCCTGGTCTGGCTATTCTCACCGTGGTTATGGCATTCAACTTCGTTGGCGACTCACTGCGAGACATCTTCGATCCCACTTCACAGGTCTCGCGAGCGGGGGCACGGTCATGA
- a CDS encoding PadR family transcriptional regulator translates to MSIRHSLLSILAQGPCYGYQLRSEFDRRTGSTWSLNVGQIYNTLDRLVRDDLVAKSPASIDNDSGSSQQTYYTITGAGIVEAERWLSTPVDSYSVSRDELAIKLAIAVTLPGVDAHAVIASQRQATRGAVDALSLTAEVREDARDATQFAEQLVSDSLYAHAEAELKWLDHVESTLTTAQERGFADAFPLNLTKPKRGRPATATSALSSE, encoded by the coding sequence ATGTCAATCCGCCACAGCTTGCTCTCAATCTTGGCGCAAGGGCCGTGCTACGGCTATCAACTACGGTCGGAATTCGACCGACGAACCGGATCGACATGGTCGCTGAACGTCGGTCAGATTTACAACACTCTCGATCGGCTAGTGCGCGATGATCTCGTGGCAAAGTCACCTGCATCAATCGACAACGACTCCGGTTCGTCTCAGCAGACGTATTACACGATTACGGGCGCGGGAATAGTCGAAGCGGAACGCTGGCTTTCCACCCCCGTTGACAGCTACTCCGTCAGCCGCGACGAACTGGCGATCAAGCTCGCGATCGCCGTCACGCTTCCCGGCGTTGATGCGCACGCGGTCATTGCATCTCAGCGCCAGGCGACGCGGGGCGCCGTTGATGCGCTCTCCCTCACTGCGGAAGTGCGGGAGGACGCTCGAGATGCCACGCAGTTTGCGGAACAGCTCGTCAGCGATTCACTCTATGCACACGCTGAAGCAGAGCTGAAGTGGCTTGATCACGTGGAGTCCACGCTAACGACAGCGCAGGAGCGTGGCTTCGCGGATGCGTTCCCCCTTAACCTCACGAAACCAAAACGGGGCCGACCGGCGACGGCCACGTCCGCGCTCTCGAGCGAATAA
- a CDS encoding ABC transporter ATP-binding protein has translation MIDETPSEVADAAAAASTPVLTVDGLTIGIGSRKNLKSIVKGISLALTPGRIQGLAGESGSGKTITSLAMLGLLPSNAVVGGSIRLTDPERGDTELVGMSHRQLNEIRGRRIAMIFQDPSSSLHPQLTVGTQLTDHVKRHLKMSSKQARAHAIVLLDRVRVPNPAEALTRYPHQFSGGQRQRIAIAIALACDPIVLLADEPTTALDVTVQAGILHLLRDLADERQLAVLLVTHDLGVMSAIADDIAVMRHGEVVESNVRREIFANPQHAYTRELLASLPGAAGFEETTE, from the coding sequence ATGATCGACGAAACACCATCAGAAGTCGCGGATGCCGCAGCTGCCGCCTCAACGCCAGTACTCACGGTCGACGGTCTCACGATCGGCATCGGCTCTCGCAAAAACCTGAAGTCCATCGTTAAGGGCATCAGCCTCGCACTCACCCCCGGACGTATTCAAGGGCTCGCGGGGGAGTCGGGCTCGGGCAAGACGATCACGTCGCTCGCGATGTTGGGTTTGTTGCCAAGCAACGCGGTCGTTGGCGGTTCTATCCGTCTGACTGATCCCGAGCGCGGTGACACCGAACTGGTCGGGATGTCGCACCGTCAGCTGAACGAGATTCGTGGCCGTCGCATCGCGATGATCTTCCAGGATCCCTCGTCGAGCCTGCACCCGCAACTCACAGTAGGTACGCAACTCACTGACCATGTGAAGCGTCATCTGAAGATGTCGTCAAAGCAAGCGCGGGCGCATGCGATTGTGTTGCTGGACCGGGTTCGCGTTCCGAATCCGGCTGAGGCGCTCACTCGTTATCCGCACCAATTTTCGGGCGGGCAACGGCAACGTATCGCCATCGCGATCGCTTTGGCGTGTGACCCGATCGTCTTGTTGGCTGACGAACCCACAACCGCGCTCGACGTGACTGTTCAGGCGGGCATCTTGCACTTGCTGCGCGACTTGGCTGATGAGCGCCAGCTCGCGGTTCTGCTCGTTACCCATGATCTTGGTGTCATGAGTGCTATCGCCGATGACATTGCGGTGATGCGTCACGGTGAAGTCGTCGAGTCGAATGTGCGCCGCGAAATTTTCGCTAACCCGCAGCACGCTTACACGCGTGAGCTGCTCGCGTCGCTTCCGGGCGCCGCAGGCTTCGAGGAGACAACCGAATGA
- a CDS encoding bifunctional 3'-5' exonuclease/DNA polymerase, producing MYLVLATSGRTLTATRVDAAGVVIGELAIDDVATFVAQTHRVEPAIRWVWHDTAAWYPALLEAHVRVNRCFDLRLCHAILRNSVFTRESALAKARSGRWDALAQAGHTAPVDHVSPQHSTLFDFDDDDAAQESGELDVLAEFLRQLDAVATSTEAGRLQRLLSAESAGALIAAEMRCAGLPWSAQAHDEILTEMLGARPSVEGERPAKLQALVDGIRTLLDSPRLAPESPAELLRALSVAGIQATTTRSWELKQLKHPVIAPLLEFKKLQRLMTANGWSWLDSWVVDGRFRPDYVPGGVVTGRWATSGGGALQLPHLIRGAVRADPGWKFVVADASQLEPRILAAMAGDRGMVAAGASGDLYEGIVASGAVDTRAHAKLAMLGAMYGATSGESGRLMPRLSRAYPQAIALVEQAARAGERGEVVSTQLGRSSPPGTHSAAYDDSQSPAQRAAAQEQGRSWGRFTRNFIVQGTAAEWALCWMASIRNRLGQLSDGAWFTDAPHLVFFLHDEVVVHAPAERADSVAEHVIAAAADAGRLVFGDIPVTFPLTTAIVDRYDHAK from the coding sequence GTGTACCTCGTTCTCGCGACTAGTGGCCGCACCCTCACCGCCACACGTGTGGATGCTGCGGGCGTGGTTATCGGCGAACTCGCTATTGACGACGTGGCCACGTTTGTTGCGCAGACTCACCGTGTGGAGCCCGCAATTCGTTGGGTCTGGCATGACACGGCAGCCTGGTATCCGGCACTCTTAGAGGCTCATGTGCGCGTGAATCGATGTTTCGACCTTCGGCTGTGTCACGCGATTCTGCGCAATTCCGTTTTCACTCGTGAATCAGCGCTGGCCAAAGCGCGATCCGGTCGTTGGGACGCTCTGGCTCAAGCTGGCCACACGGCGCCCGTCGATCACGTCTCCCCGCAGCACTCAACGCTGTTTGACTTTGACGACGACGATGCGGCGCAGGAGAGTGGGGAACTCGACGTTCTTGCCGAATTCTTGCGTCAACTCGATGCTGTCGCAACCTCGACTGAGGCAGGCCGCTTGCAGCGACTCCTTTCGGCCGAGTCGGCCGGCGCCCTTATCGCCGCCGAGATGCGCTGTGCGGGGCTCCCGTGGAGTGCGCAAGCGCATGATGAAATTTTGACCGAGATGCTCGGCGCGCGACCGAGCGTGGAGGGCGAAAGGCCGGCAAAGCTCCAGGCGCTTGTTGACGGTATTCGCACTCTGCTCGACTCCCCGCGATTAGCCCCAGAGTCTCCCGCTGAGCTCTTGCGGGCGTTGAGCGTTGCGGGCATTCAAGCCACGACAACACGGTCCTGGGAACTCAAGCAGCTCAAGCATCCGGTGATCGCGCCGCTTCTCGAGTTCAAGAAACTCCAACGTCTTATGACGGCCAATGGATGGTCGTGGCTTGACTCGTGGGTTGTTGACGGGCGTTTTCGTCCCGACTATGTTCCCGGCGGTGTCGTGACCGGTCGATGGGCGACCAGCGGTGGCGGCGCGCTGCAACTGCCGCATCTCATTCGCGGCGCGGTCAGGGCTGATCCGGGGTGGAAGTTTGTGGTGGCCGACGCGTCGCAGCTCGAGCCACGCATTCTGGCGGCGATGGCCGGTGACCGGGGGATGGTCGCGGCCGGCGCTTCTGGCGATCTCTACGAGGGCATCGTGGCCAGTGGTGCGGTTGACACTCGCGCCCACGCCAAGCTCGCGATGCTTGGCGCGATGTATGGGGCAACTTCGGGGGAGAGCGGTCGACTGATGCCTCGACTTTCGCGGGCTTACCCCCAAGCAATTGCGCTTGTCGAGCAGGCGGCGCGGGCGGGCGAACGCGGTGAAGTGGTAAGCACTCAGCTCGGTCGCAGTTCCCCTCCCGGCACTCATTCGGCGGCCTATGATGATTCACAGTCTCCGGCCCAGCGTGCGGCGGCGCAAGAACAGGGGCGCTCCTGGGGGCGCTTTACTCGTAACTTTATCGTGCAAGGAACCGCTGCCGAGTGGGCACTGTGCTGGATGGCGAGCATCCGCAATCGACTCGGCCAGCTTTCGGATGGCGCGTGGTTCACCGACGCACCACACCTCGTATTTTTCTTGCATGACGAAGTGGTGGTGCACGCTCCGGCCGAGCGTGCCGACAGCGTCGCCGAGCATGTGATCGCCGCGGCGGCGGACGCTGGTCGCCTCGTGTTTGGCGACATCCCCGTTACGTTTCCGCTCACGACGGCGATCGTTGATCGTTACGACCACGCCAAGTAG
- a CDS encoding Lrp/AsnC family transcriptional regulator, giving the protein MSALAEKVNVSRANVYTRVEQLMSDGVITGFSAQVDPAKTGLGICALVFLSVHPQTWASFRDRITSMTEIESCRITTGEHDAMLVIRGHEVGAIHDFIVGVLSVLPEVKSLETVLVLDEVFQRPYLLPSDLPVRAQEPAQLGLTRFTRADPNRAGLNN; this is encoded by the coding sequence ATGTCGGCTCTCGCGGAGAAGGTAAACGTCTCCCGGGCGAATGTGTATACCCGTGTTGAGCAACTCATGTCTGACGGAGTGATCACCGGATTCAGCGCGCAAGTCGATCCCGCCAAGACGGGGCTGGGCATCTGCGCACTCGTGTTTCTTTCCGTGCATCCGCAGACCTGGGCCAGTTTTCGCGACCGCATCACCAGCATGACCGAGATTGAATCTTGTCGCATCACTACTGGCGAGCATGACGCGATGCTAGTCATCCGCGGGCATGAAGTCGGCGCGATTCACGACTTCATTGTTGGAGTGCTTTCGGTGCTCCCCGAAGTGAAGTCACTGGAAACGGTGCTTGTTCTCGATGAGGTGTTCCAGCGACCATACCTGCTGCCATCAGACCTGCCGGTGCGAGCTCAAGAACCCGCGCAACTGGGCCTCACCCGCTTCACGCGCGCCGACCCCAACCGGGCAGGGCTCAACAACTAA
- the aceB gene encoding malate synthase A, with protein sequence MTTRRMEPIAESEERFDEILTPDALHFLTRLHDQFAGRRHDRLAARMESRKHITNGRNLRFLPETAAIRDDDSWRVAGAGPGLDDRRVEITGPTDRKMTVNALNSGAKVWLADQEDATSPTWHNVIGGQVNLHDAIRRQIDFTTPEGKTYALGEETPTIVMRPRGWHLVEKHLRYTDRAGLRSPASGSLVDFGLYIFHNAHELIERGSGPYFYIAKIENHLEARLWDDVFTFAENALNITHGTIRATVLIETIPAAFEMDEILYELREHCAGLNAGRWDYIFSIIKNFRGRGANFVLPDRSAITMTVPFMRAYTELLVATCHKRGAHAIGGMSAFIPNRRDPEVTARALDAVTRDKRREAADGFDGTWVAHPDLIPTARAEFDAVLGERPNQVDRLRDDVHVTADDLLDLRIDGAVTDAGVRSNVSIALRYIESWLRGVGAAAIDNLMEDAATAEISRGQLWQWMHQSVVTAEGTAITHRSIEEELAHVFATIERTPDDRFDEAAAVFREVTLEEEFPTFLTLSAYSSYLVEQPRENAA encoded by the coding sequence ATGACTACTCGCAGAATGGAACCGATCGCTGAATCAGAGGAACGATTCGACGAAATTCTCACTCCGGATGCACTGCACTTCCTCACGCGGCTGCACGACCAATTTGCTGGTCGACGCCACGACCGACTGGCGGCACGCATGGAGTCGCGAAAGCACATCACCAACGGACGCAACTTGCGCTTCTTGCCGGAGACGGCAGCGATTCGGGATGACGACAGCTGGCGTGTTGCCGGGGCAGGGCCAGGACTCGACGACCGTCGGGTTGAGATCACGGGCCCGACGGATCGCAAGATGACCGTTAACGCCTTGAACTCGGGTGCGAAGGTATGGCTTGCGGATCAAGAAGACGCGACGAGCCCCACTTGGCACAACGTCATTGGCGGTCAAGTGAATCTTCACGACGCGATCCGTCGGCAGATCGACTTCACTACGCCCGAGGGAAAGACCTACGCCTTGGGTGAGGAAACCCCCACGATCGTGATGCGACCGCGTGGGTGGCATCTGGTGGAAAAGCACTTGCGGTACACCGACCGCGCTGGCCTACGGTCTCCGGCATCCGGCTCGCTCGTCGACTTCGGGCTCTACATATTCCATAACGCGCACGAACTGATTGAGCGTGGCAGCGGTCCATACTTCTACATCGCGAAGATTGAGAACCACCTTGAAGCGCGCCTGTGGGATGACGTGTTCACGTTCGCCGAGAATGCCCTGAACATCACGCACGGCACCATTCGTGCAACGGTTCTGATCGAGACAATCCCTGCCGCATTCGAGATGGACGAGATTCTGTATGAGCTGCGCGAACACTGCGCTGGCCTCAACGCTGGCCGTTGGGACTACATCTTCTCGATCATCAAAAACTTCCGTGGTCGTGGGGCAAACTTTGTGCTGCCAGACCGCTCGGCAATCACAATGACGGTGCCGTTTATGCGCGCCTACACCGAGCTGCTCGTTGCTACCTGTCACAAGCGGGGCGCGCATGCCATTGGCGGCATGAGCGCCTTCATCCCGAACCGTCGTGACCCCGAAGTGACCGCTCGTGCCCTCGACGCGGTAACGCGCGACAAGCGGCGCGAGGCTGCCGACGGCTTCGATGGCACGTGGGTTGCGCATCCGGATCTCATCCCCACGGCACGCGCCGAGTTCGACGCGGTGCTGGGGGAGCGCCCCAACCAGGTTGACCGCCTGCGTGACGATGTTCACGTGACAGCGGATGACCTGCTCGACCTGCGCATTGATGGCGCGGTAACGGATGCCGGAGTGCGGTCAAATGTCTCCATTGCGTTGCGTTACATCGAGAGCTGGTTGCGCGGTGTTGGTGCCGCTGCGATCGACAACCTCATGGAAGACGCCGCAACCGCCGAGATTAGCCGCGGTCAACTGTGGCAGTGGATGCACCAGAGCGTGGTGACGGCGGAAGGAACCGCGATCACCCATCGCAGTATCGAAGAGGAACTCGCTCACGTGTTCGCCACAATCGAACGCACGCCAGACGATCGCTTCGATGAGGCTGCCGCAGTGTTCCGTGAAGTGACGCTGGAGGAGGAATTCCCCACCTTCCTCACTCTCAGCGCCTACAGCAGTTACCTCGTAGAACAGCCCCGCGAGAACGCCGCTTGA
- a CDS encoding ABC transporter substrate-binding protein → MRTQFRYVAAAFGLTASLALAGCAAAAPEVSDSIVIDTAFTLETSDPGRNYVPTGYMVSKALYETLLDFAGSDESTPVSGLASFEANDDATVFTFTLEDGRVFSDGSAITADDVVFSLNRVAGMTESKANFLMNGITVTKIDDMTVELSTETPSLKLPALMTNPSLAILNSKLVMENGGTTDDSDAAEAFLNETSAGSGPYILDTVNFESQVVLTENENYNGEEDIDFTRVVIRNVSEAATQKINLEGDDSQVAVDLSGDQVASLSDSINVFSTPSAQTIFLLINQSEEVGGVTSNPDFANAVRYALDYPALLELAGAGSEQATGVIPPSFLGALENGVDQDLDVAAASLEASGYNGESITLEYPNDYPVGGVSFTPLAERIQSQLADAGITIELAPAPFTTQIDSYVNGTEAFSIWFWGPDYADSANFLPFSAGQKVGLRAGWTAEQDTDVVNLASAAENSTSFEERETAFSNFAEALQQRGPFVPLIVPGSNIATASYIEGVAYNSTWTMDIAELQAK, encoded by the coding sequence TTGCGCACACAGTTCCGCTACGTAGCGGCCGCGTTCGGACTAACTGCATCGCTGGCACTCGCCGGTTGCGCTGCAGCAGCCCCCGAAGTAAGCGACAGCATCGTTATTGACACCGCATTCACGCTCGAGACCAGCGACCCAGGCCGCAACTACGTTCCCACCGGGTACATGGTGTCGAAGGCGCTCTACGAGACGCTCCTCGACTTCGCAGGCTCTGACGAGTCAACGCCGGTTTCCGGCCTCGCGTCCTTCGAAGCGAATGACGATGCAACGGTCTTCACCTTCACGCTCGAAGATGGTCGCGTCTTCTCCGATGGCTCAGCGATCACAGCAGACGATGTTGTTTTCTCGCTCAACCGCGTCGCGGGAATGACCGAGAGCAAGGCGAACTTCTTGATGAACGGCATCACCGTCACCAAGATCGACGACATGACCGTTGAGCTCAGCACTGAGACCCCGTCGCTCAAGCTCCCGGCTCTCATGACCAACCCGTCGCTCGCCATCCTGAACTCGAAGCTCGTCATGGAGAACGGTGGAACGACCGATGACTCGGATGCTGCTGAAGCATTCTTGAATGAGACGTCGGCTGGTTCCGGTCCGTACATCCTCGACACCGTCAACTTCGAGTCGCAGGTAGTTCTTACCGAAAACGAGAACTACAACGGTGAAGAAGATATCGACTTCACTCGTGTTGTGATCCGCAACGTTTCCGAGGCCGCCACCCAGAAGATCAACCTTGAGGGCGACGACTCTCAGGTAGCCGTTGACCTCAGCGGTGACCAGGTCGCCAGCTTGAGCGACAGCATCAACGTCTTCTCGACTCCGTCGGCACAGACAATCTTCCTGCTAATCAACCAGAGCGAAGAAGTGGGTGGAGTTACCTCCAACCCTGATTTCGCCAACGCGGTCCGCTACGCCCTCGACTACCCGGCGCTGCTTGAACTTGCTGGTGCAGGATCAGAGCAGGCAACCGGCGTCATCCCGCCGTCGTTCCTCGGCGCGCTGGAGAACGGTGTAGACCAGGATCTCGACGTTGCAGCAGCATCGCTCGAGGCATCCGGATACAACGGGGAGAGCATCACGCTCGAATACCCGAATGACTACCCCGTTGGTGGTGTGAGCTTCACCCCACTGGCTGAGCGCATCCAGTCGCAGCTTGCGGATGCGGGAATCACCATCGAGCTCGCTCCGGCGCCGTTCACGACCCAGATCGACAGCTACGTCAACGGAACCGAAGCCTTCAGCATCTGGTTCTGGGGCCCCGACTACGCCGACTCCGCTAACTTCCTGCCATTCTCGGCTGGGCAGAAGGTTGGACTGCGCGCTGGTTGGACCGCTGAGCAAGACACCGACGTGGTAAACCTTGCGTCGGCGGCAGAGAACTCGACCAGCTTCGAGGAGCGCGAAACTGCGTTCAGCAACTTCGCTGAGGCCCTGCAGCAGCGCGGTCCGTTCGTTCCTTTGATCGTTCCCGGCTCGAACATTGCGACTGCTTCGTACATTGAGGGAGTTGCCTACAACTCCACGTGGACGATGGACATCGCTGAACTGCAAGCTAAGTAG